One region of Vigna radiata var. radiata cultivar VC1973A unplaced genomic scaffold, Vradiata_ver6 scaffold_1934, whole genome shotgun sequence genomic DNA includes:
- the LOC106780471 gene encoding aldehyde dehydrogenase family 2 member C4-like → RTFETIDPRTEEVIARVSEGDREDIDVAVAAAREAFDRGPWPRMAASERAXIMMKWADLIXENIEEXAALDXMDAGKLYXXNKXXEIPXAANXLRYYAGAADKIHGQVLKVNGNFHAYTLMEPIGVVGHIIPWNAPSHSFFIKVSPSLAAGCTMVLKPAEQTPLSALFYAHLAKLAGIPDGVLNVVPGFGXTAGAAISSHMEIDAVSFTGSVEVGREVMQAAARSNLKPVSLELGGKSPLIIFDDADIDQAVELAIMGIMFNKGEVCVGSSRVYVQEGIYDEFEKKLVEKAKAW, encoded by the exons GGAGGACATTTGAGACTATAGATCCGAGAACAGAAGAGGTAATTGCAAGAGTGAGTGAGGGAGACAGAGAAGACATTGATGTTGCTGTTGCAGCAGCACGTGAAGCGTTTGACAGAGGTCCATGGCCTCGCATGGCTGCCTCT GAGAGGGCAAANATAATGATGAAATGGGCNGACCTAATTGANGAAAACATAGAAGAAGNAGCAGCNTTAGATANCATGGATGCTGGAAAGTTGTACNATNTCAACAAGTTNGNNGAAATTCCANCAGCAGCAAATNNTCTACGTTACTATGCAGGAGCTGCTGATAAAATTCATGGCCAAGTACTAAAAGTGAACGGAAATTTCCATGCATATACACTAATGGAACCAATTGGTGTTGTGGGACACATAATTCCCTGGAATGCACCCAGTCACTCATTTTTCATCAAGGTTAGCCCTTCCTTGGCAGCAGGCTGCACCATGGTCCTCAAGCCTGCTGAACAAACACCTCTCTCTGCTTTGTTCTATGCTCATCTTGCTAAGCTC GCTGGAATCCCAGATGGAGTTCTGAATGTAGTACCCGGATTTGGCNCAACTGCTGGTGCAGCAATAAGCTCGCACATGGAAATTGATGCG GTCAGTTTTACTGGTTCAGTTGAAGTAGGGCGTGAAGTGATGCAAGCTGCAGCTAGAAGCAATTTAAAACCAGTTTCACTTGAATTAGGAGGCAAGTCTCCTCTCATTATTTTCGATGATGCTGATATAGATCAGGCAGTGGAGCTTGCAATCATGGGCATCATGTTTAACAag GGAGAAGTTTGTGTGGGTAGTTCTCGAGTGTATGTCCAGGAAGGGATCTATgatgaatttgaaaagaaattggtGGAGAAGGCAAAAGCTTGG